A window of the Gossypium hirsutum isolate 1008001.06 chromosome A03, Gossypium_hirsutum_v2.1, whole genome shotgun sequence genome harbors these coding sequences:
- the LOC107942779 gene encoding NADH dehydrogenase [ubiquinone] 1 beta subcomplex subunit 7, with product MKVEGSSKKMIATQAEMVENKVHIPYRDQCAHLLIPLNKCRQAEFYLPWKCEIERHSYEKCEYKLVMERMLQMQKILEEEAKLKQAGKQGVSVPLIPKTANA from the coding sequence ATGAAAGTGGAGGGTTCATCGAAGAAGATGATAGCAACACAAGCAGAGATGGTGGAGAACAAGGTCCACATCCCGTACAGGGATCAATGTGCACATCTTCTCATCCCGCTCAACAAGTGCCGCCAAGCCGAGTTTTACTTACCTTGGAAATGCGAGATTGAACGCCACTCCTATGAAAAGTGCGAGTACAAGCTCGTCATGGAGAGGATGCTGCAGATGCAGAAGATCCTTGAAGAAGAGGCCAAATTGAAACAGGCTGGGAAACAGGGCGTTTCTGTTCCTCTCATTCCCAAAACTGCTAATGCTTAA